The Juglans regia cultivar Chandler chromosome 1, Walnut 2.0, whole genome shotgun sequence nucleotide sequence ATAATCTATCTGCGTGATTCAGACGATGAGAGGCCAGATTCTGATGAGGACCCAGACGATGATTTGGATATATAATTGTGTTGCACCTTTTATAATCTTGGAGGGTGAGAGTGCCACATGTTGGTACATTTACGTTTTCCATGTCTCTTTTCTTGTGCAAATTCAAGCATAATTAGAAAGTTACTCTGCTACTGTAGAATTCCCTATTCTTTTATCTATTTGAATTAACGGGTAGTTTTATATGAATGTGAAGCTCAGCTTccttattaaataataatgattatgaaataAGCTGTAGCCTAACATATTCCATCTTTCTGCTTGTTTGTTGCATATATTCTCAACACCCTTCCCCTTTTTCCTCTCTAATCGTTTGAATTGCCTTTTTATATTGTCAGTTGATGCATGTGGCTACCGGATTGGTTGGACAAGGCAAAGTCTGTGTCCTGTATTTTGCTCAGTCAAGCCCTGATACACGGTGGAGAATGTCCTCGTTCACCTTGACCGGGGGCTGTGGTAATGATGTTTCTCAAGCAATATGCATCTAAGAGAACCCGTGATTTGGTGGAGGGGCTTCGGATAGATATTCTTTGGCTTGTTCTTCTATTCCCGATCATGGAGTGAAATCGTCGTTAAGGGATTACATATATTTGTATTGAAACTTTCTGGAAATATATCTTATTCGGATTCAGTTTTCTAGagttttgtcttctttttcccattttgttttcttattatattttaaatttcttgacactcttcttgttgttcaaTTAATGAAATCTCGTATGatccctataaaaaaaaaaatgaaatctcgTATGACCCTCCTATAGACCTGAGATAAAATTAAAGGCAAGGAGAGGCGAGGAGATGAACAAAGAGAgggtttgtaagtttatttttgtgtaatttattgTCTGTATTAGTTCTCTTTTtgcattctatttaaacacgcATTAAGtcttaattttgaataatttatacTCACTTTTACTTCTTTAATTCTGAATAAGTTTGTTAAAGGGGTTTGATTAATTGTTTCATGAGATCAGATCTGAGATAACCAGCTCGATCCAAATCTTATCCACGTACAGAACGTTCATGCTCAAGGAATTAGTAGTGACATATTAATACGTACGAGAcctaataaatttaatttatatatatatatatatattcacaaaagaTCAGGGAAAAATCAAACTACAAATCctgcaaaaactaaaaaagaaaaaaagcgaAGATTAAAACTGCTAGacagatgtgtgtgtgtgtgttcagTCGCAATTCAATTGGACAGCCTTTGTTGACAAATCGATAGGCATGGTGCAGTTCATTTCGGcggccttcttcttcttcgtcacAAACATCAATTCCACTTTACCACCGAGTTTTGCATGGCTGTTCAGAGTCAACACCTCCGCACCCATTTCACTTCCAAGAGTAGTCGAAGTGGTGCTAATTGGCAGGGCATTTGAATTCACTGTCACAGTAACAGTAACTTTTTTAGTGGAACGGAACCCAACTTTACCCTTGGGAATACTGACTTGCCCTACCGTCACGCCCTGGTAAGTGAATGTGGCATTGGTGCTCTCATATTTGAAGGGGCCAAAGTTGGTGTTCTTGATCCTTACTTGGGTCGTGAAGCTTATGTCAAAAGAAGGGGATGTTTGGTTTCCAGTCTTCACGTCTTGAAGCAAGACCGTGCCCAACCTGACCTTGGGGGTCTTCACACGCATCACAGTAAGTGAAAATGCTGTGATAACTAAGACCTGAAACACAACAAACGCAGCAATATATATGCCCAACTTGATCCTTTTCTTCTTTCGAAGCTCTTGATCGGATAGTGAAGTGGCTGATTCTTCGTCTCTGCTTGGCTGCTTATTTGTTGGTGCTGAGGGGTACATCTGCTTGTTCACTTTCTCtgccattttctttctcttggaaaatgaaataaaaacttGCTGCTGTGTTTGTATATCTTATAGTTGCTTTTTTTTTACTGTGAGGAGTCGAGATTACTTTTGTAAAAGAGCTGTTTGTGAGGAGAAATGGTGGGAGAGTGTTGTGCTATTTATAGACTCTGGACAAATTGTCAGTGATGAAGAGGAGGTGAAGGGAGATCAGCAGCGAGCTTCCTGGAAAAGGTGACTTCAGTTGGGGACGGAGACTTCTATCCAGCCAACGCGGCTCAGGTACTCGATTTTCTTGACTTCTAGATGGTCTCTCAAATTAATAATGCTACTAGTTGTTTTGCTAAATGACGCGTTGCgaaggtttttttcttttaggctTGGTTAAGTTTCACAAACCTTTCATACTAtcctatttcattttatcttatcttaacatctaaacattatttaaatacaaataattttcaatctcaaattttaattttttcatctaatcattacaaatttttcaaactttcaaacaaaacacaaaaagtaattcaatatttttaaatcttaaaataaaaataatacttaaaaattatatctaatccTCTTTTAcgctataattttttattcaactttctctcttttttttttccaaaattctataaaaaatttaactcaaattattttattactatttgtaaattatctcactattgttcataaatttttcatctcatctcatcttatctgtataACTAAACGAGATATTAGTGGTCAGTTTACTCcgcatttaatattataataatgataataataatttatctgtCGGGTTTTTCTGTTTACAAGTAATGTCACTGTGTCAATTTGTGGTAAGACTAATTATACCgcttagaaaataaaagaataattatacCAGCTATAGaatgaaaatatcaatattcttttattctaattaGTGCGAAAGGTTTTCACGTGTTGCTTTGGATCAATTGTCCAAATATCCAACATTAAATgatatctaaaaaaatttatttatcaattgaGTTTTGCTTCTTATAATCAAGCACGTAAAACTTGTAAGATTccttatagttataaattaaaataacgaaaaatcaatctttttattttaattaatgtgaaaaGTTTTCGTAGTGTGTGAATAGTCAATAAATTAACGgacattcaaacattttttttttatctccatttttttaaaaaaaagacttaattCATATATCTATTTTCACTTAACAtcctcaaatttaattaataacttaaaaagaaaatctttcaaTGAATTCTTATATAGCAAAATCATGTTTTAATTTGCTTAGacaaaaaattaatgatgatgatttctAATTTTATCCATTGAAGGTCCAATACCCCATGACTCATAACGAGAATgagaaattttatatgaaaaccTTACACCATACCTCCACCTAAGGCGGTGTTGacgatatatataataatgctaaatatcagaaaagaagttaaaattaagatttaaggAGATCCAATCAcatttaagaattttttgaaTGAACTGTTGGTcatgataaattaaatattaaaagaattgaagaatttctatatattttcaaaaaactttgCGACAAAATATTACCCtccatattttttctcaaaatattttgggaGGGCCTCATGTGCTGCCATCTATTGTAGCATATGGCTCATATCGAGTGGAAcacatatatagaaaaaataggcTGATGCCATGCAGAGGTATTGAAATTTTCTAATATCTTGAAATGGCTAGGattagtataaatacatataatgtAATCTTACTTTTGACATTCAGTAAAAATTCAGCCTCCACTCATGTGGATGCATGTAGGTATACTGTCGAACCAAGTATAAATTTATGTGTTTTTCTtaccttttctctttttacatACTTTTCATCGTAACTACCGCACGTTGAACAAGACCGCCCCAACTCAAGATGATATAagatacataattatatttaagaagGAACTCTGAAATCAATATCACGTACGGCGACAACACTAATTAATTACAGTAGCGTTATTTGGAGTAGTACTTAGTCcaatataaaggaaaaatagaaagaaatagattaatatgaagagaaaaatagcaagggatataaaatattgttatatataagttcataatgatatatatatatatatagctatagctaCATAAACTAATATCTTTTGCTCAAAAGTTAGAAATTCtgaaaagataaagataaaagataattaaacgTTAAATATGATCACAAACGTCTAGGTTCAACgttaaaaggggaaaaaagaaggCCCCTATGTACAAAACCACTTATTTAAAAAGAACTGAGGATCGAACAAGGGCTAGCTTGAGAAAGCAGCCAACCGCGAAATTATTCGGTCTGGCTCAATTTCGGCAAGCTGATTTGATCCAATGTCGATTTTCTTGAACAACCCTAGATAATAGCTAgagaatttaacaaaaaatatatttatggaatGCTTCTCGAGGTAAGGGTACGCATCATGATcaaatgctagctagctatattaTATTGAAAGCTATGAAAATGATTCTTTCAATATGGTGCCATGCATATATAGGAGAAAGTCGtaattctagctagctaggttgcaTCCATGGAGTAA carries:
- the LOC108988045 gene encoding late embryogenesis abundant protein At1g64065-like — its product is MAEKVNKQMYPSAPTNKQPSRDEESATSLSDQELRKKKRIKLGIYIAAFVVFQVLVITAFSLTVMRVKTPKVRLGTVLLQDVKTGNQTSPSFDISFTTQVRIKNTNFGPFKYESTNATFTYQGVTVGQVSIPKGKVGFRSTKKVTVTVTVNSNALPISTTSTTLGSEMGAEVLTLNSHAKLGGKVELMFVTKKKKAAEMNCTMPIDLSTKAVQLNCD